One region of Pseudomonas alvandae genomic DNA includes:
- the rplT gene encoding 50S ribosomal protein L20 — MARVKRGVIARKRHKKILKLAKGYYGARSRVFRVAKQAVIKAGQYAYRDRRQKKRQFRALWIARINAGARVNGLSYSRFIAGLKKASIEIDRKVLADLAVNEKAAFAAIVEKAKATLA, encoded by the coding sequence ATGGCTCGTGTAAAGCGTGGCGTCATTGCCCGTAAGCGTCACAAAAAAATTCTGAAACTTGCTAAAGGCTACTACGGCGCGCGTTCCCGCGTATTCCGTGTTGCCAAGCAAGCGGTAATCAAGGCAGGCCAATACGCCTACCGTGACCGTCGTCAGAAAAAACGTCAGTTCCGCGCTCTGTGGATCGCTCGTATCAATGCTGGTGCTCGTGTTAACGGTCTGTCCTACAGCCGTTTCATCGCTGGCCTGAAAAAAGCGTCCATCGAGATCGACCGTAAGGTTCTGGCTGATCTGGCAGTGAACGAAAAAGCGGCGTTTGCTGCGATTGTCGAGAAAGCTAAAGCCACCTTGGCTTAA
- the rpmI gene encoding 50S ribosomal protein L35, protein MPKMKTKSGAAKRFLKTANGIKHKHAFKSHILTKMSTKRKRQLRGSSLLHPSDVAKVERMLRLR, encoded by the coding sequence ATGCCAAAGATGAAAACCAAAAGTGGTGCTGCTAAGCGGTTTCTGAAAACTGCTAACGGTATCAAGCACAAGCACGCTTTCAAGAGCCACATCCTGACCAAAATGTCGACCAAGCGTAAGCGTCAACTGCGCGGTAGCAGCTTGCTGCATCCGTCTGACGTGGCAAAAGTCGAGCGCATGCTGCGCCTTCGTTAA